The window CCTCTATTACAGAGTTACATCTATCACATCTACTTTTCTAAAAGTAATGTATTATTGACACGCAAATCTTTCTTTTGGGTCCATCACACTGCTGCCTTTAGATTTTGAAGTTGCTCATCCTTGTCACGCAATCTTGGAGAAGATATGCAACATGTGATAGTTGTTTGTCGCATTGCTCTACTGCAGAATATCAGTCATTCCACCAGTTATCCTTCCCTCGACATTTGTTACATTCCTGTTTCTTAAGGGAATGGATAAGTCTGAGTTGCTTTAAGGCATTGATGGCTCGGGCGGCTGTCCTTTGTTCAATAGTGTGTAAATCTTCTGAGATCTGGTGGAATTCGTCAAGTGGGACTGGTTTCCCATGCCTTGTGTCAAGCTTGCACTGGTATTGCTCAGCGAAGCTAAGAGGGTTTGCATCATCTTGTTCAATAGCTCCTGAGCATGAGGATATGGCTAGTTCCTGACTTCTTTGATGGCTGGTGTCAATAAGGCTAGTTGGCCTAAATGCTGCTCCAGCCATTCTGAAAATATTAACACAGAAATTAAACGAGATAAAGAGTCAGCTACCTGATTATTTTTCCCGTCTATATATAGTTCATCGATTAAATATCCACGAAATCCACATTCGGAGTGACTATTTGCTTATCCTTCTAAGATCAAGATGAACTTCTTTTCATATAGAATTGGAGAATTGAAATTACAAGTGATCAAGATTTTGGAATTCATGAGgtagtcattgatcaaaaaaataattaaataaaattgaactGACAATTTGAATCAAACTGCCGGCTCATGATTAATTTGGGATTGGAACCATAACCGACCCAGCCCTAGACAGGCTGGTTATGGTTCCGGCCTGTTAATGGGTAATCGACATGTTGACCAGATTATAGATCCGTCCATGGAGGTTTAGATCCAAGTATCTAGCATTTTTAGAGTTGATTTTGCCAGATATATCTCAATAGGCTAATAAGTAGTCAGTACAATATTGTTTTTATTATCATTTCATggttttttatttgttttgtatcttaaaaaaatatttcttgatgcTTACGCGAACTATCTTTGCCACGCCAACACAAAAAGTCACATGAAAATAAATCTAATGATGTACAATATGAAATAGTAAAATTTCCTAAAAGAATCACTCAGTGGTTGTTCATCATTAAGTTGTATTTGCCCCCATTATTTAGAGTTAATTATATGAAAAATAGTTCAAACATTGAACTTTATACTATATCTATGATTAGCAATATCTATACCTTATATCAGGTAGAGTTTTCTTAATGATCTCTTTATTCTCACATTTTTCAACTATTATCAATTCAACTTGTATATTTAGAAAGAGAGACATACTTTTGTCACCAAGTATTCTgtttagagaaaaaaaaagtgGGGAAGGTGAAGGTAGAAGAAATTGATTGTAGACAAACTTAGTGTGCTACAATCTTTAGTTCATATGTCATCAAGGTTCCATAGGTTCCCCCAGGATTCACCGTCGGTCGATCCCTCACTCGAGTATCCATTGATCGCATCGCCTTGAACTTGAATCACATATGGTATGCAGCACATGAGTGCCATCATCTCTTGCAAGTCTTCGGCCGATTCAATTTCCTTATCTCGCTCCATCAATAGCTCATGTGTATCTTGCCGTTCCAAGTTTCCTTGATCTTGTTGGTGCTCCTCCTCCTGCACTCTACCTTTTTTCTGTCGTTGGTGAATCAAGAATCTCTCTCTCGCCTCCTCGAGGTTCTTGGAGGGCTTTGTCTTCTTGAAATGAGTCCTCCAGTAATTCTTGATCTCGTTGTCGGTCCTTCCGGGGAGGTTTCGAGCGATGGTGGACCATCTACAATTGCGGACAAAAAAGGTTTCAAATTCATCAAAAAAGACAGTGGTTCTCAAGTCTAAGGTCCCAGCTGATTATCATACATCACAGACAATAAGTTAATCAAGTTTTATCCACATATCCATTTGATTCCTCTACTTAAAA is drawn from Zingiber officinale cultivar Zhangliang chromosome 1B, Zo_v1.1, whole genome shotgun sequence and contains these coding sequences:
- the LOC122012010 gene encoding myb-related protein 340-like; the protein is MANTEAQYISWEDEEWRKGPWTAQEDKLLIEHVNHHGQGKWNCVSKLTGLKRSGKSCRLRWVNYLRPDLKRGNITPQEERTIQELHALWGNRWSTIARNLPGRTDNEIKNYWRTHFKKTKPSKNLEEARERFLIHQRQKKGRVQEEEHQQDQGNLERQDTHELLMERDKEIESAEDLQEMMALMCCIPYVIQVQGDAINGYSSEGSTDGESWGNLWNLDDI